A genomic window from Salvia hispanica cultivar TCC Black 2014 chromosome 5, UniMelb_Shisp_WGS_1.0, whole genome shotgun sequence includes:
- the LOC125186008 gene encoding transcription factor HHO5-like isoform X1 translates to MNFDLGSKNISEILSEVSGMDDFIKKSSMLDFHVHALEEELHKIEAFKRELPHCMHLLKHVIERLKAESGRDGRVKASNEFTEKKDWRTSVQICTPMSRDQAPVFPLKSRFAEGLGNGNQFGGKLRNEGGAFSPFKRAMNEKSEADLSDDGTHHKKQRRCWSPELHKIFVDALHQLGGAQTAATPKQIRERMKVEGLTNDEVKSHLQKYRIYMKRVDSAEPIAVSGFPVDGGKKVVKGGSAATSGQSIGNEDEDEDKDDD, encoded by the exons ATCGATGCTGGATTTTCATGTCCATGCATTGGAAGAAGAACTGCACAAGATTGAAGCTTTCAAACGTGAACTTCCTCACTGCATGCACCTGCTCAAACatg tgATTGAAAGGTTGAAGGCAGAGAGCGGGAGAGATGGAAGGGTAAAAGCGTCAAATGAATTCACCGAGAAGAAAGATTGGAGGACTTCTGTTCAGATCTGTACACCGATGTCAAGAGATCAAGCCCCTGTTTTTCCCCTGAAATCA AGATTCGCGGAAGGGCTGGGAAATGGAAATCAGTTTGGTGGTAAACTGAGGAACGAAGGAGGGGCATTTTCGCCTTTCAAGAGAGCAATGAATGAAAAGAGTGAGGCTGATTTGAGCGACGATGGAACTCATCACAAGAAACAGAGGCGTTGTTGGTCTCCGGAGTTGCACAAGATTTTTGTTGATGCCCTCCATCAGCTTGGTGGTGCGCAGA CAGCGGCTACACCCAAGCAGATTAGGGAGCGTATGAAGGTTGAAGGTCTCACTAATGATGAAGTTAAAAGTCATTTACAG AAATACAGAATCTATATGAAGAGAGTTGATTCAGCGGAGCCGATAGCAGTTTCAGGGTTCCCAGTGGATGGTGGAAAGAAGGTGGTTAAAGGCGGTTCTGCAGCCACCAGCGGTCAGAGTATCGGAAATGAAGACGAAGATGAAGACAAAGACGACGACTAG
- the LOC125186008 gene encoding transcription factor HHO5-like isoform X2 produces MNFDLGSKNISEILSEVSGMDDFIKKSSMLDFHVHALEEELHKIEAFKRELPHCMHLLKHVIERLKAESGRDGRVKASNEFTEKKDWRTSVQICTPMSRDQAPVFPLKSRFAEGLGNGNQFGGKLRNEGGAFSPFKRAMNEKSEADLSDDGTHHKKQRRCWSPELHKIFVDALHQLGGAQTATPKQIRERMKVEGLTNDEVKSHLQKYRIYMKRVDSAEPIAVSGFPVDGGKKVVKGGSAATSGQSIGNEDEDEDKDDD; encoded by the exons ATCGATGCTGGATTTTCATGTCCATGCATTGGAAGAAGAACTGCACAAGATTGAAGCTTTCAAACGTGAACTTCCTCACTGCATGCACCTGCTCAAACatg tgATTGAAAGGTTGAAGGCAGAGAGCGGGAGAGATGGAAGGGTAAAAGCGTCAAATGAATTCACCGAGAAGAAAGATTGGAGGACTTCTGTTCAGATCTGTACACCGATGTCAAGAGATCAAGCCCCTGTTTTTCCCCTGAAATCA AGATTCGCGGAAGGGCTGGGAAATGGAAATCAGTTTGGTGGTAAACTGAGGAACGAAGGAGGGGCATTTTCGCCTTTCAAGAGAGCAATGAATGAAAAGAGTGAGGCTGATTTGAGCGACGATGGAACTCATCACAAGAAACAGAGGCGTTGTTGGTCTCCGGAGTTGCACAAGATTTTTGTTGATGCCCTCCATCAGCTTGGTGGTGCGCAGA CGGCTACACCCAAGCAGATTAGGGAGCGTATGAAGGTTGAAGGTCTCACTAATGATGAAGTTAAAAGTCATTTACAG AAATACAGAATCTATATGAAGAGAGTTGATTCAGCGGAGCCGATAGCAGTTTCAGGGTTCCCAGTGGATGGTGGAAAGAAGGTGGTTAAAGGCGGTTCTGCAGCCACCAGCGGTCAGAGTATCGGAAATGAAGACGAAGATGAAGACAAAGACGACGACTAG